The sequence AGTCCAAAGGGGGTGGCGTTGGCAATTTCAATGGCGCGATCGAGGTTGGGAACGCGAAACAGCAGAGCAACGGGGCCAAAAAATTCGGCTTCGTTAGCGGAGGCACCGGGGGGAATTTGGGTGAGGATGGTGGGAGGATAGTAGTTACCGGGTCGATCTAAGGGCTGTCCGCCGATTCGGAGTTTTGCCCCCTGTTGGACGTTTTCTTGGACGAGTTCGTCCAGTTCAGACAAGATATCGGGGGTGGCTAAGGGGCCAATATCGGTATCTAGCTGCATGGGATCGCCGACTTTGAGGGCGGCAAATTTTTCAATTAGGCGCTGTTCAAACTCGTCTGCGATCGCCTCAGCGACGATAAACCGTTTGGCCGCAATGCAAGATTGACCGTTATTGATCGTGCGAGCTGTGACGGCGGTACTGACAGCCATGTCGAGATCGGCACTCTCTAGGACAATATACGGGTCGCTGCCGCCCAGTTCCAGGACGGTTTTTTTAATTTGTTTGCCAGCGGCGGCGGCTAAACTGGCTCCGGCGGCTTCGCTCCCGGTGAGGGTGGCGGCGCGGATGCGATCGTCGGCCATCAGATCGGCGATCCGGTTGGCGGGAATGAGCAGGGTTTGAAAGGCTCCTTCCGGGAATCCGGCTTGGTGTAAAATTTCTGCGATCGCTAGGGCGCATTGGGGGACGTTGGAGGCATGTTTGAGCAGTCCGACGTTACCGGCCATCAGCGCTGGGGCCGCAAACCG comes from Desertifilum tharense IPPAS B-1220 and encodes:
- a CDS encoding NAD-dependent succinate-semialdehyde dehydrogenase — translated: MGIATINPATGETLKTFEALTDEQLEAKVALAARTFEQYRPLPFTQKAQWWYKAADILEADRERFGQLMTLEMGKPLKAAIAEVQKCALVCRYYADNAPTFLADEIIETDASKSFIRYQPLGVILAVMPWNFPFWQVFRFAAPALMAGNVGLLKHASNVPQCALAIAEILHQAGFPEGAFQTLLIPANRIADLMADDRIRAATLTGSEAAGASLAAAAGKQIKKTVLELGGSDPYIVLESADLDMAVSTAVTARTINNGQSCIAAKRFIVAEAIADEFEQRLIEKFAALKVGDPMQLDTDIGPLATPDILSELDELVQENVQQGAKLRIGGQPLDRPGNYYPPTILTQIPPGASANEAEFFGPVALLFRVPNLDRAIEIANATPFGLGASAWTNDPQERDRLICEIEAGAVFINGMVKSDPRLPFGGIKRSGYGRELGCQGIREFVNIKTVWVK